The following is a genomic window from Desulforhopalus sp..
TCGAATTGCTCAATCATTCGCCCATCAACGCCCTTTTTATTGGTATCTCATTCTATTTCCGTTAATACTGTTTCCTTGGTCTCTCTGGTTGCCTTTCTGGCGCAGCTGGAAAATACCCTGCGATCAGCCCCTACGATTTTGCTTATGCGTTCTGATTCCGGCTCTTATTGCACTCTCCCTGATAAGTGGGAAACAGATTCACTATGTTTTGCCATTGTTGCCCATAGTCGCAATAATTTTGAGTCGAATAGCGGTCTCAGCTCTTGTTCAAAAGCCGCATGATATATGGATCTTTTTTATATTTTTTGCTCTTCTTGCTGGCCTGCTCTTTGTGCTCCCGGTTTTGCCGGTACTGGGAAGGGATGCGGCAATACTCAAATATATACCATTATCAGCAGGGTTAATACCCCTCCTCACTGGATTCGTTCTGCTATGGATTTGGCCCCACTTTAAGATCGATCAAGGTCCTGCCATTATTTCGTTCTGCGTGCTCCTGCATCTCATGTTTCTGCATATGGCTTTGTCTCACGCAATCAATCTATTATTCAACCCAGATGGAATTATCAGGTCGCTATCGTTGGCACAGAAAGATGATGGGGCAATCGCCGTCTATCCCGGGGGCCTGGCCGACCAATTTCAATTTTCGGCTCGCTTAACCAAGCCAATTGTTGCAGTTCACGATTTTCAAGCCCTGCAGAGGTGGGTACTCGAAAACCCGGAGGGCTATTGCCTTATGCTTGCAGATAAAAAAAATCTCCATCATTTGGAAAATACAACCGAAGCCGTACCGTATAAGGATAAAATGCTGCTTTTCAATAAAGTACAGCAACTTGGGCTTGTAGTTAAAGATTCTAATCCAGACATTTGAGTGGAACAAATTCCAGATACTGATTTGAAGTGACATACATAAGGAGAAACGTAAGAATGAAGAGGTCTATTTGGACGACCGGATTATTCATTATATTGATATTGAACAATCCAGCATTGGCAGAACAATTCGGTAGAACGGCTATTTTATTCGATGCGATGTCACCTTATGAGGATTTAACAGAGCATGCTTTAAGTCAAGATAAAAAAGGAGTAGAAAAGACATTAGAAATATTGGATGCCTTGTCCGGAAAAATTGAAAATTATCTCTCTCACAAAGCTGTGCAAAATCTTAATGAGAATATGGAAAAAATAAAAACGGCAAAAGATAGTGCAAATTTTCAATTAATTGCCTTATGTGCCATAGATTCATACAAAACTATTTCGGAAGAATTGGACACATCCACAATGAAAATCCCAAAAGAAGTGCTGTTGCTTGACTACGTTGGGTTTAAAGTTCATGCACTATTAGCCCAACAATTGGTTAATTGGGATATGGTTACTCAAACAGTGAATGAAGGTGAAAGTCAGTGGAAAAACATTCAGGGCAATGTTTCAGATAAAAGCCTGTATGATACAATGGAGACTTCGATTGACGGTATGCAGGCTGCTGTCAAATTAAGAAATGTCGATATGTTGAGATTTGCCTCGCAAATAACCTTAGATTTAGTTGATTTATTGGAAGATTATTTCATAGAAAAGCCGAAAAAGTTAACGAAAATATTACCTGGCAAATATATCTTTCCGCTCATTTCTCCACGGGATATTTTGATTTTAGGCATTTACCTACCATTTCCCAACGATACCAATTCCATAGACGCCATTTTCAGCGATAGGGACAACAGCCAAATTTTGATATGGCGTGGTAAAGAAATACGTGCTGAGAATCCCGACAGTTGCGCCCGCGAAAACGTCAACGGCATCATGCTTGTCTGATTCACCTTCAACCCTGCTCCAACCCACAAAAGATGCTCCTAAGTATGCTGGAATGCTATATTTCCAGCCATATCGAAGATGTATAAATGTTGCACCTTGAAATGCAGCCGAAGTGTGACCGGATGGAAAGGAATAATCTCCGTGATTTTCAGGCCTGGGCTTATTAATCGCATATTTCAGGGCGTAGGTAACACCAAGATTGGTGAAAAACGATTTGTAAAACTCGCCCCTGCCCTGTTCATCATCCACAAAAAATGTGGCTCCAAAGGCGCTAGCCGGGATGATCACCTGGAAAATATCTCCCGCAGTCTCTGTGTTGCTTTCTGCCCGTGCCTTTGGTGCAATCTGGGCCACGAGTACAAGCGTTATGACTCCCCAAAATCTCTTTTTCATAAACCTGTGCTGTCTCTCTCTGGTTGGTTTCTAATTGTGGCTTTTTTCGCCCTGATGGTCGATTTTCTCCAAGCCAATAGTAATCAAACAACCATGAAGAACTGATTAAGATTTTGAGTATTGCATTTATTGTTTGAAACTTTTTTTACCTTGCATATGACTAAGATTTTCGTTCTTTTTTACTTGTTGTAATTTCAGCCAAATATGGACAGAAAGACGGTAATAATAAGGTAGGATTGCCTAGAACATTATATTTGTTCGAAGAGTATAGAATCTGGGCGTTCTTCATCAAATCTTCATAGTCGATAAGCTATGGTGTGTCATTGAATCATGCATAACAGTTGAATAATTTTGGAGGTCAATGTTGCCAACGATATTGGCTCACTAACACTGAGACAGGAATGAAACTCAAATTATACATATCATTTTCGACATATTTTCTCATTGCGATGCTTATATTTCCTGCACCAGTCATTGCCTGCATGGATAATGAAGGTCATAATCATGAAGAAAAACATCTTGTTTCGGCAAACAAAGTTCAAACAAAAAAGGAATGTAGTTTTACCTTTTCTGCCTCTCAACCAAACCGGCAACAGAATGAGGCTTTCAAAAAATTTTTGGTGACCTTGTTTTTACTCTCAGGAAAAAAATACTAAGCGGTATAACAGCAAACTTTATGACAACATTACGCCCATTGTTTTCTGGTCTTCTTCGTCGGCAGACCGGAGGAACTTTACTTTTTGTCCTGGTTTTTATCGGGTTAGCCCAGGGACTCCGTCTTGCTCTGATATACAAGGCATCCGCCAATGTTACTTGGGATGCCAGTCTTTTGGCGGCGCTCTCCTGGGGACTGCTCTTTGACCTTGGAACTGCTGCATTTTTTTCGATTCCGTTGACTTTCATACTCACCGTCCTGCCGAATCGCTGGTTTGCCAAACCATGGATGCGGATGGTCATGAACCTTGGCGGCTTCGTGATTCTCTTTGTCTTACTCTTCGGAGTGCTCTCGGAGTGGATATTTTGGGACGAATTCGAGGCCCGGTTCAACTTTATCGCGGTGGATTACCTTGTGTACACAACGGAGGTGATAGGAAACATTCGTGAATCCTATCCCTTACCGCAATTAATTATGGCATTGTTTGCTGTTACCCTCGTCGTTCACTTAGCCATTTTTGGAAGCGGTTTGCCCAGATTGTGGTTTCAATCAGCGGCGGAACCATTGAAACAGAGAGTGACGTTCAGCGCGGCATGGCTGACGATCACACTTCTCATCGGGTTGTTTTTGAACGAACGGATGCTGCCGGAGTTCACCAACAATTTCCACAGAGAAATTGCTAAAAACGGTATTTGGTCATTAGTCGCTGCCTTTCGTAATAACGAACTCGATTATCGCCAGTTCTATTCGACGATTGAGTCTGAAAAAGCTTTTACCCTGTTGCATCGTGAACTGTCTCAAGACGGATCGAGGATGATTAATCCAACCGCTCACGACACCTTGAGACAGGTCTCCGGACAAGGTGAGGAAATGCATCCCAACGTAATTCAAATCACAGTCGAAAGTCTCAGCGCCTCATTTCTCGGCAGTTATAATCCTCAGTCTTCCCTAACGCCGAATCTTGACGCACTGTCTTCACAGAGCCTGGTCTTCGACAACTTATATGCCACGGGAACGCGGACCGATCGTGGTATGGAGGCTCTTGCGCTCTCGCTGCCGCCAACACCCGGTCGGTCACTGATCAAACGACCGAAGAACGAACATCTTTTCACCATGGGCTCGGTGTTTCGCGCAAAGGACTATGATACCGCTTTCATCTACGGCGGTTACGGCTATTTCGACAATATGAATTATTTTTTCGGCAATAACGGCTATCGCGTTGTCGATCGCAACTCGGTGGGCAAAGACGATGTAACCTTCGCCAATTCCTGGGGTGCATGTGACGGAGATTTGTTTCAATGGACGTTGCGCGAAGCCGACGCCTCCTTTGCAAGTGGCAAGCCTTTTCATTATTTTGTCATGACTACTTCCAACCATCGCCCTTACACGTTCCCGGATGGCAAAATCGACCTGCCCTCAAAAACTTCTGGACGAAGCGGTGCCGTAAAATATACCGATTATGCCATCGGCCAATTAATACGTGAGGCTTCTACCCGTCCTTGGTTCAAAAACACCATTTTTGTCATTGTTGGCGATCACTGTGCCTCATCGGCGGGAAAGTCGGAGTTACCGGTGAAAAGCTATCATATTCCGATGATTATCTATGCTCCCGGCGGACAAATTGCACCTGGTCATGTCAAAACCCTCGCCAGTCAGATCGATTATGCTCCGACCCTGTTCGGTCTTCTCAACTGGACATATTTGAGCCGTTTCTTCGGTCATGATGTTCTGAAGGTAGGGGGCACGGAAGCTCATGCTTTTGTCGGCAATTACCAAAAGCTCGGACATCTTGAACAGAATGTATTTACGATCCTGAAACCGATACGAAAGCAGGCAAGCTATCGACACGATCCTGAAACAGGGAGTCTCACTGCTCTGCCTGAAAAGCTTGCGGGAATCGAAGAAACCGTAAGCTATTATCAAACAGCCAGTGATGTATATCGTGAGGGTATTTACCAGGAGGTATCGGCAGTGGAAAACCTGGCGTATCAGAGGCAAATCGCCAATACTGCACAGGCAACAAATGAATTAGTGGATCATTTAGTAAAAAAGCGACCAACATTTGAACATCTGGAATGATATTGATGAGCGTGGCAGCAATTACAGATACTGTACCATTGCTGTCTCACACCTAGCCCCACAACAATAGTAGCGGAAAAGCAGTGCGCTTAAAGTTTGTCAGGTGACCTAAGCAATGCTCCTGGTAATGCCTCATGCTGTTCGTAAATTTCCTGAGAGGTGCTGGCAAAGTCGAAGAGACTGTTCAGCACCACGATTAATACCTTATGAAGTCGGAGGTTTCCAGATTGTTTTGGACGGTGTTAGAACCTTCTAGTGGGCCGAAGGTGTCTTATATGAACGTCTCCCGGTTTGGCAAGAGATATATGTTTTTGGCGTTTGAGATCTGGCTGCAGTTCTTATATCCGGCCTTTGATGCAGACCATAAACATGTGATTCATTGACTTCATTCCTAGAAAAATGCTCCTCGATTACAACAGATGCCTTCTTAATCATTTCTTAATGTTCTTCCAGTAAGATACTGCCATGCAGGCAATATTTTAATGGAGGTATAAAAAATGTCAGAGGATTGGTGTTCATTCGAAATGCACATGAGGAAAACGTTCCTCTCTTCACTATTGCTAATCGGTATTTGTCTGGTGTTGATGGCGGACTGCACCACACGCCAGGTTTGGGCATCCGAACAGAAATTCTCGTTTTCTGTGCTTGCCGATCCTCGCAGTCAAGGCGACGCATGGAAGAATGCCTTGCTGGAAATCCGCGACAGAAATACAAATCAGGAACCGGCATTTACGCCATCGGAACTGATAGTCGTTGCTGGAGATATGGATCCCCTGGTATCACGCCATGAAGATTTCCAGCATGTCTTTACGAAAGCGGACACTCGTCCCGTTTTCTTGCCCGTCATAGGGAATCACGAATTTAAAAATGGCGGTGTGCACTTTAGGCATGCAAGGGATGTCCTGATCCCTTCCATTCCCGGCGCGGTTCGCAGACACGCAACTTCATGTGACTACTACCTGGACCATAAAAATGTGCGCATTATTGCGGTCGATGGGTATACAGATCTTGGGAAAGACGGCGTCATCAACGATAAAGGCAAGCAATGGGTCGAGAAGGTCATCAAGGAAACCCCTTCCTCCATCGACCATATTTTCATTTCGTTTCACGAACCGGCCTTTCCTCGAGTCCGACATGTGGGGGATTCTTTTGATCAAAACCCTGAACGGCGAAACGCATTCTGGCGGATGCTTCTGGGATATGGAGACAGAGTTCGTGCCGTTTTTGTTGGGCACACCCATTCCTATTACCACATGAGGGTCCGTGATCCCGCAGGAATAGCCGCCAACGATCCTAAGGTCTTTCCGTATGAGGACGGTGGCATATATCAGGTTGATGTAGGGGCTGCAGGCACTGGCACTGTGAACACAATTGTTCAGGTGCAGATCGAAGGCAAGAATTTGCTTTTCAGGGCTCTTCAGGCAGAGAATGGCGCAGACAAGCCATTTGTAGAGATAGACAAATGGAGCATGGCTCGCCATCCGTGAAGTGCTGTGATGCTGAGGCTATTAAAATGTCGAATCGGGTAGTCGGGGGGGATCTCTCCCACAGCCCCCACTTGGCATGCCGGTCCGCATCAGGCGGGTGCCAAACATTACTTTGGAGGAGGAGGTGGTCCGCGCTTTTGTTCTCCTTGTCTGCACCAACCAAAGACGAGATGAGATCAGCTCAGCACAGAGAGAGGTATTCATTGGCAAGCTTATCAGTCTAAGCAAAGCTGCAAGTTAACATAATTACTGATCATTTTGGCTTTGAGAAGAGCCCGATATCACCCCAGAAAAGGAGCAATTCGGCTCTTTTGTAAATTCGAAATTATCCCAGACGAAATGGCGAGGAATGGAGCATTTTTGAATTCTTGATTGTTCCTGCTGCCGTCATCCAAGATGACATCCTGGATACGTGACAAAACAGGTTGATTCCAAGAATCTACATATTCCAAAGAATCGTAACTGGTATAAGAGAGATCAAACTTCGAGAATTCCCCGTCTCTGCTCTCTCAGTTCCTCAATTTGCTGTTCCAGTATTCAATGTAGGCGAGATAAGCCTTTTTGCTGTTCAAGAATGGAATGTGTTGTTCGACGTTCAATTTATATGCTACCAAATTCTTGACACCCATTCTGCGAGCCGTTTCCATTCTGTGGTTCCCGTCGATTAAGTTGTATCCTCCAGGGGAGATTTCCGCCAATATTACCGGTGTGGAAATATCAGTTGAATCCACATGGGATTCGTTGATCGAAGAAAAATCATTGGGAAAATCGCGTACCGCTACATCTTCAACGGTGATGCCATCGGGAGTTCTTTGAATATGTTCGAGAATTTTTGTGATATTAAACTCAAAAATACCGTTGGGATACAATTCATCACCGATGTCAGCGGGGCACGGGGTGAAATCATTATCGACCTTCAGTAATTTTTTCATAGGTTGGATGTTCTGAGAGGACCTTACCCAGTTAGCCTCCATCTCTCACGGTAAGAAATAAATGTATCTAAAAACTGAACATATCACACCAATTTCTTTGAATTTATTCAATTTTGGAATATGATCGTTGCTGGTTCTCACTAAAATCAACCATCATTAACAGAAGGAAAGGTGAAAATGACAATTACCAAAGCAGATCTCGTTCAGCAGGTATACAAAAATCATGACAACCTGACCAAGTCCCAGGCTGTCGATGCGGTAGAGGCATTTTTGAAATTGTCAAAAAATACCCTGATCAGTGGATCAGATCTCCTGCTGAGTGGGTTTGGGAAATTTAATGTCAGGGATAAGAATCCCAGACGTGGAAGAAATCCACAGACAGGGGAAGATCTTGATTTGGATGCCAGGAGAGTTGTCACTTTCCATCCATCCGGGATCCTGCGAAGCAAGATTAATGAGGGATGATTTGCTCCTGTAGTTGATAATTCTCCCGCGATCTACAGAAGCGCTTTGATCTTCTCTATCGTCCGAGTTGCAGAACCCTCGAAATGAGTGGTTACGTTTACGAAGACCTGATGTTGCCGTTCACGGAGATCATTCGCAACATTCTTCAACCGCAAAAGCTCATCATCTCTTGGATCAACAATCGTATCCCAAATATTTTTCGTCCGTTCTTCAATTTCCTTCTCGATCCATCCCAAGAAGTCTCCGTTAATCACCACAGGATCACTCAACCGATCGCTGAACTTCTCGTATACCTCGAAGATTCCCACGGCCAGAGTCTTTAACTTTTTCTCAGGCTGTTGCAGGCACTGCTGGCATAGAAAACCTTTAATTGACCTCGTGTCCTACCCATAAAACTTCGCCAATCATGCTGAAGTTGCCTGTGTCAACTATGTATGGTGGATAAAGGAGCGAATTTTCACTTGTCACAATTAAAGTAGTTCCTTGGAGCGATAGCCTTTTAACCTTGACAGTATGATTTTCACGAAACGCATATGCTTTACCATCAATAATGTCGGTGATATTATTTTTTGATAAATTAACCAGGACGACATCTCCATTATATAAAAATGGTTTCATAGAATTACCTGTAACCTCAAATAGTGCCATTTGATCAGGATTTCCAAACTTCATCAGGAAGTTTTTGTGGAACATCATGTCTGATTCAACAAGGTCTGTATCTGGAAAAGAACCTTGATCGACTGGTAGCTGTGCTGCAAATTTGGGAACAGAAATAAAATTTGCTGTGTTCTGAGGAATTGCATAATCAGGTCGACTAGTTTTGGTGCCTGAGAATTTTGAGGACGGAGTGGCGTCATTCATTGATTCGGAAAGGTCTTGTTTTGTAGAATGCACAAATGGTGGATAAAATTTCTCGGGAGGATTCCCTCGGAGTATCCATCGACCAAGCTCTAACAGCTTTTCATAATTCCAACCAAGTTGATCTGCAATCCTTCTTCGCGTAGATTCACTTCCTTGCCTCCTCCCATTTATATAATTATTCAGTGTAGTTGGCCCCATGTTGAGCTTTTTAGCTATCGCGTTTTGCTTTATTCCTTTGGTGGATAAGATATGCATGGTTGCGATGCTGAAAATTTCCATTATGTCAGATTTGTTATTTTCCATCTGCGCATTATACACATTCTGCGGATAAAAATAAACAACCAATGTGAAGATTTTTATTTACAATAATTTCACATTATGTGTATAGATGTGCTTATGCTTCATTATTTGTACATTTTATGTCGATTTATTGGTTTTATATTTACGTTATGTGGATTTTATTGGCATGTCCCCGCAAATGATAAGTGATCTGCTATTGGGCGACGATTGCTTACGAAAACAAAGGCTAAAGATTTGTCACTAAAAATACAAATACCGTTTGAGTCGTTAGCGTTATCAACTGGAGAGTCACCTTATCAACGGTTTGCAGAAGCATATTTGAGGTCGTATCTCACCCCGAGCGAGGATGAAGCATGAACGGAATCTATCTCAATCGAATACTCAGGTAATCGAAATGTGTTCTGTTAACCCAAATACACAAAACATCTGGCCACTGGCTCAATCCTGGGTGAGCGCAAACAGGGTGCTGATATGGTACATAGCCGCACCATATCATCGGTATATGTCATGCGATTCAAGTGACTTGGCTGGAGAGGCCAAGCTTGCTGTGTATCAGGTAATCTCGGTCTTAATCGATCAAAACAAGGATTTGTCCTTAACGAGCAAGTATTTCCGTACTGTTTTTCGCACCAGATGTATCCAGATGGCCGCTGGTGTTGCCTTAGTTAACGGACAACTGGCAACCGTGGCAATTCAAAGCGAACAATCCCCCGACCGAGACGAATCTTCTGACATCGATGACTCAGTCATTGCCGAAGCATTGTCTGCACTCACTGGCCGACAAAGACAGGTTTCTCAATGGATTCTTTCACAACCAAAACCGGTCAGCTTTTACACTATTGCCAACCATTTTGGGATTCATATCCAA
Proteins encoded in this region:
- a CDS encoding LexA family transcriptional regulator, yielding MENNKSDIMEIFSIATMHILSTKGIKQNAIAKKLNMGPTTLNNYINGRRQGSESTRRRIADQLGWNYEKLLELGRWILRGNPPEKFYPPFVHSTKQDLSESMNDATPSSKFSGTKTSRPDYAIPQNTANFISVPKFAAQLPVDQGSFPDTDLVESDMMFHKNFLMKFGNPDQMALFEVTGNSMKPFLYNGDVVLVNLSKNNITDIIDGKAYAFRENHTVKVKRLSLQGTTLIVTSENSLLYPPYIVDTGNFSMIGEVLWVGHEVN
- a CDS encoding integration host factor subunit alpha yields the protein MTITKADLVQQVYKNHDNLTKSQAVDAVEAFLKLSKNTLISGSDLLLSGFGKFNVRDKNPRRGRNPQTGEDLDLDARRVVTFHPSGILRSKINEG
- a CDS encoding glycosyltransferase family 39 protein yields the protein MGTNILRTSWLWLFLCIGLVVTGIFSRPPIPIDETRYLSVAWEMWQSNQFLVPYINGQPYSHKPPLLFWLIHFGWWLFGVNEWTARLTAPFFGLASLFLTKRLAAILWPASLDISRTSPVILLGMGVWSIFFTLTMFDTLVVFFSLAAYLVVLTGFKHPYWSWPLLGLIIGLGLLAKGPVVLVYIAPPIILGPLWISHPSTNWVRWYGGFVFALTVGVLLVLTWAIPASLAGGQDYGHAILFGQTAGRIAQSFAHQRPFYWYLILFPLILFPWSLWLPFWRSWKIPCDQPLRFCLCVLIPALIALSLISGKQIHYVLPLLPIVAIILSRIAVSALVQKPHDIWIFFIFFALLAGLLFVLPVLPVLGRDAAILKYIPLSAGLIPLLTGFVLLWIWPHFKIDQGPAIISFCVLLHLMFLHMALSHAINLLFNPDGIIRSLSLAQKDDGAIAVYPGGLADQFQFSARLTKPIVAVHDFQALQRWVLENPEGYCLMLADKKNLHHLENTTEAVPYKDKMLLFNKVQQLGLVVKDSNPDI
- a CDS encoding ParB/RepB/Spo0J family partition protein, which gives rise to MKKLLKVDNDFTPCPADIGDELYPNGIFEFNITKILEHIQRTPDGITVEDVAVRDFPNDFSSINESHVDSTDISTPVILAEISPGGYNLIDGNHRMETARRMGVKNLVAYKLNVEQHIPFLNSKKAYLAYIEYWNSKLRN
- a CDS encoding sigma-70 family RNA polymerase sigma factor, with amino-acid sequence MKHERNLSQSNTQVIEMCSVNPNTQNIWPLAQSWVSANRVLIWYIAAPYHRYMSCDSSDLAGEAKLAVYQVISVLIDQNKDLSLTSKYFRTVFRTRCIQMAAGVALVNGQLATVAIQSEQSPDRDESSDIDDSVIAEALSALTGRQRQVSQWILSQPKPVSFYTIANHFGIHIQSVRRILSNTIRRIEGYGNQRIC
- a CDS encoding sulfatase-like hydrolase/transferase, whose translation is MTTLRPLFSGLLRRQTGGTLLFVLVFIGLAQGLRLALIYKASANVTWDASLLAALSWGLLFDLGTAAFFSIPLTFILTVLPNRWFAKPWMRMVMNLGGFVILFVLLFGVLSEWIFWDEFEARFNFIAVDYLVYTTEVIGNIRESYPLPQLIMALFAVTLVVHLAIFGSGLPRLWFQSAAEPLKQRVTFSAAWLTITLLIGLFLNERMLPEFTNNFHREIAKNGIWSLVAAFRNNELDYRQFYSTIESEKAFTLLHRELSQDGSRMINPTAHDTLRQVSGQGEEMHPNVIQITVESLSASFLGSYNPQSSLTPNLDALSSQSLVFDNLYATGTRTDRGMEALALSLPPTPGRSLIKRPKNEHLFTMGSVFRAKDYDTAFIYGGYGYFDNMNYFFGNNGYRVVDRNSVGKDDVTFANSWGACDGDLFQWTLREADASFASGKPFHYFVMTTSNHRPYTFPDGKIDLPSKTSGRSGAVKYTDYAIGQLIREASTRPWFKNTIFVIVGDHCASSAGKSELPVKSYHIPMIIYAPGGQIAPGHVKTLASQIDYAPTLFGLLNWTYLSRFFGHDVLKVGGTEAHAFVGNYQKLGHLEQNVFTILKPIRKQASYRHDPETGSLTALPEKLAGIEETVSYYQTASDVYREGIYQEVSAVENLAYQRQIANTAQATNELVDHLVKKRPTFEHLE
- a CDS encoding metallophosphoesterase translates to MSEDWCSFEMHMRKTFLSSLLLIGICLVLMADCTTRQVWASEQKFSFSVLADPRSQGDAWKNALLEIRDRNTNQEPAFTPSELIVVAGDMDPLVSRHEDFQHVFTKADTRPVFLPVIGNHEFKNGGVHFRHARDVLIPSIPGAVRRHATSCDYYLDHKNVRIIAVDGYTDLGKDGVINDKGKQWVEKVIKETPSSIDHIFISFHEPAFPRVRHVGDSFDQNPERRNAFWRMLLGYGDRVRAVFVGHTHSYYHMRVRDPAGIAANDPKVFPYEDGGIYQVDVGAAGTGTVNTIVQVQIEGKNLLFRALQAENGADKPFVEIDKWSMARHP